A window of the Candidatus Paraluminiphilus aquimaris genome harbors these coding sequences:
- the rlmKL gene encoding bifunctional 23S rRNA (guanine(2069)-N(7))-methyltransferase RlmK/23S rRNA (guanine(2445)-N(2))-methyltransferase RlmL gives MSSSLSFLATCPVGLGTLLVTELEELGATGLRETPAGVHFEGSLAIAYRACLWSRLANRILLRISDTAVATADDVYTSARTVRWSEHLGVKTRFAVEFKGQSHAIKNTHFGALKVKDGIVDFFRDREGIRPSVDAKRPDLRIVAQLSKGRLVLNLDLSGDSLHRRGYRLEGGKAPLKENVAAAVLIRAGWPQIAQEGGSLIDPMCGSGTLLLEAAQMAMSIAPGLGRERFGFHGWLGHREDQWLTIRSEAQSKKCSELPENVEIRGYDGDIGAIRKAEENTQRMGMASCVRVRARQLSDVAKPTHREMGKGLLVVNPPWGERLGHDEAVQKLYATLGRVLHSEFSGWQAAVLALDTKHARATGLRSHKNYKLKSGPLDIAVYLFDLAQDNELRELVKEKKGTVAETPALPELSAGGHMFANRLQKNLKRLKKWRQQSETACFRLYDADMPEYAVAVDVYESCVHVAEYVAPKSVSESDATRRFNEVVDACQVVFNIVDRDQIGVKRRERQRGTRQYERVSQRGERSQITELGARLWVNLHDYLDTGLFLDHRPIRRKIQSEVRGKRFLNLFSYTGVASVQAALGGARYTTSVDLSNTYLNWFKENLASNGLAESQNRAIRADVMAWLESEESVYDIILLDPPTFSNSKATEQHFDVQRDHPVLVTRAMARLEPEGVLYFSNNHRKFALDDELATRFAVEEITQSTIDPDFQRSAGIHRCWAIRHTPPTVQ, from the coding sequence TTGAGCAGTAGCCTCTCATTTTTAGCGACCTGTCCAGTTGGGCTCGGGACGTTACTGGTAACCGAGCTCGAAGAGTTGGGTGCCACGGGCTTGCGGGAGACGCCAGCCGGTGTTCACTTCGAGGGTTCACTCGCGATCGCTTACCGGGCTTGTTTATGGAGTCGGCTGGCAAACCGAATTTTACTGCGCATCAGCGATACGGCTGTGGCCACAGCAGACGATGTCTACACCAGTGCTCGCACTGTTAGATGGTCTGAGCATCTCGGCGTAAAAACGCGGTTTGCCGTTGAGTTTAAGGGGCAGAGTCATGCCATCAAAAATACGCACTTTGGCGCGCTCAAGGTTAAAGACGGCATCGTTGACTTTTTCCGCGATCGTGAAGGTATTCGGCCCTCAGTAGACGCTAAGCGACCTGATTTGCGGATTGTAGCGCAGCTGTCGAAGGGACGATTAGTTCTAAATCTGGATCTGTCTGGGGACAGCTTGCATCGCCGAGGCTATCGACTCGAAGGTGGCAAGGCGCCGCTAAAAGAGAATGTGGCGGCCGCCGTGTTGATTCGAGCGGGATGGCCGCAAATCGCTCAAGAGGGCGGTTCACTCATTGATCCCATGTGTGGATCCGGAACGCTGCTATTAGAGGCTGCCCAGATGGCGATGTCGATTGCGCCCGGTCTAGGAAGGGAGCGTTTTGGTTTCCACGGTTGGCTTGGGCACCGCGAGGACCAATGGCTCACGATTCGATCCGAAGCGCAGTCCAAAAAATGCAGCGAGTTACCCGAGAATGTCGAAATACGTGGCTACGATGGTGATATTGGGGCGATTCGGAAGGCCGAGGAGAACACGCAGCGAATGGGTATGGCGTCCTGCGTTAGGGTAAGAGCACGACAGCTCTCCGATGTGGCGAAGCCTACTCACAGAGAGATGGGCAAGGGGTTGCTCGTGGTTAATCCGCCTTGGGGCGAGCGATTGGGGCACGATGAGGCTGTCCAGAAACTTTACGCGACATTGGGGCGGGTCCTGCATAGCGAATTTTCGGGTTGGCAAGCGGCGGTTCTCGCACTGGACACAAAGCATGCTCGCGCCACGGGTCTTCGGAGTCACAAAAACTACAAACTCAAAAGTGGCCCCCTTGATATTGCCGTGTATTTGTTCGATTTAGCCCAAGATAACGAATTGCGTGAGTTGGTTAAGGAGAAAAAGGGCACCGTGGCGGAGACTCCTGCCTTACCTGAGTTATCAGCGGGCGGCCACATGTTTGCAAACCGCCTTCAGAAAAATTTAAAACGGCTTAAGAAATGGCGTCAGCAGAGCGAAACTGCGTGCTTTCGTCTCTATGATGCCGATATGCCCGAATACGCGGTGGCGGTTGATGTCTACGAAAGCTGCGTCCACGTGGCGGAGTATGTGGCACCTAAGTCTGTCAGCGAGTCGGATGCTACACGGCGGTTTAACGAGGTGGTGGATGCCTGCCAAGTGGTTTTCAATATTGTTGATCGAGACCAAATTGGCGTGAAGCGGCGAGAGCGGCAACGTGGAACGCGACAATATGAGCGAGTGTCGCAACGCGGTGAACGATCTCAGATAACTGAGTTGGGCGCTCGCCTATGGGTCAACCTCCACGACTACCTGGATACGGGATTATTTCTTGATCACCGACCGATACGCAGAAAGATTCAGAGCGAGGTACGAGGCAAGCGCTTTCTTAACCTTTTTTCCTACACGGGCGTCGCGAGTGTTCAAGCAGCCCTCGGCGGGGCGAGGTACACGACCAGTGTTGATTTGAGTAATACCTACCTCAACTGGTTCAAGGAGAATCTGGCGAGTAACGGCCTAGCTGAGTCGCAAAACCGTGCCATTAGAGCGGATGTGATGGCTTGGCTAGAGAGCGAAGAATCGGTCTACGATATTATCTTGCTCGATCCACCTACGTTCTCCAACTCCAAGGCCACTGAACAGCATTTTGACGTCCAGCGTGATCACCCTGTCCTTGTCACCCGGGCGATGGCGCGCTTGGAGCCGGAAGGGGTTCTTTATTTTTCAAATAATCACCGCAAGTTCGCGTTGGATGATGAGCTGGCGACACGTTTCGCTGTCGAGGAGATTACTCAGTCGACGATTGACCCGGATTTTCAACGGTCCGCGGGCATCCATCGATGCTGGGCAATTCGTCATACGCCGCCGACGGTTCAGTGA
- the leuC gene encoding 3-isopropylmalate dehydratase large subunit — MMGRTLYDKLWDAHLVDERDDGSALIYIDRHLIHEVTSPQAFEGLRLQNRQPRRLNANVAVPDHNVSTDPHERALKGYSGVADDTSRLQLETLNENCDAFNIPLIDLADQRQGIVHVMGPEQGATLPGMTIVCGDSHTSTHGAFGALAHGIGTSEVEHVLATQCLLTKKMKNFRVRIEGEIQPGVSAKDLALAVIGRIGTAGATGCAVEFAGSAVTSLSMEGRMTLCNMAIEAGARAGMVGVDDTTLAYVEGRPMAPKGEQWAQARAYWETLHSDEGAVFDHEVVLDAGDIGPQVTWGTSPEMVTSITGRVPSGADLSDETAKKSLARALEYMGLEEGTALSDVPVDMVFIGSCTNARIEDMRAAAEIVRGRQKAENVERVLVVPGSGLVKAEAEAEGLDKVFIQAGMEWRAPGCSMCLAMNADKVEPGKRCASTSNRNFEGRQGFGGRTHLVSPAMAAAAAISGTFTHPAELEG, encoded by the coding sequence ATTATGGGACGCACGCTTTACGACAAGCTGTGGGATGCACACCTTGTTGATGAACGCGATGATGGCTCTGCGCTGATATACATCGATCGACACCTCATTCATGAAGTGACCTCACCACAGGCCTTTGAAGGGCTTCGGTTACAAAATCGACAACCTCGACGCTTGAATGCAAATGTTGCAGTCCCTGACCACAATGTCTCGACCGACCCGCACGAGCGCGCACTTAAGGGTTACTCGGGTGTCGCTGACGATACGAGCAGGCTGCAACTCGAGACGCTCAATGAGAACTGTGATGCTTTTAACATTCCGCTGATTGACCTCGCTGATCAGCGTCAGGGCATCGTGCATGTAATGGGTCCAGAGCAGGGTGCTACCTTGCCCGGTATGACTATTGTGTGTGGCGACTCGCATACCTCCACGCACGGCGCATTTGGTGCGTTGGCGCACGGCATCGGCACATCGGAGGTTGAGCACGTGCTTGCCACTCAATGCCTACTGACGAAAAAAATGAAGAACTTCCGTGTGCGAATAGAAGGCGAGATACAGCCGGGAGTCTCAGCAAAGGATCTTGCGCTCGCCGTCATTGGTCGAATTGGCACAGCAGGCGCCACGGGTTGCGCCGTAGAATTTGCGGGATCAGCCGTCACATCGTTATCGATGGAAGGCCGAATGACCCTTTGCAACATGGCCATCGAGGCAGGAGCTCGCGCTGGTATGGTCGGGGTTGACGACACCACACTCGCCTACGTCGAAGGACGTCCGATGGCGCCTAAGGGTGAACAATGGGCACAAGCTCGGGCGTATTGGGAGACACTGCACAGCGATGAGGGGGCTGTCTTCGATCACGAGGTTGTGTTGGATGCAGGTGATATCGGACCGCAAGTCACCTGGGGGACTTCTCCTGAAATGGTGACATCGATCACCGGGCGCGTGCCGAGTGGAGCCGATTTAAGTGATGAGACTGCTAAGAAGTCCTTGGCGAGGGCTTTGGAGTACATGGGGCTTGAAGAGGGCACTGCGCTTTCGGATGTGCCGGTGGATATGGTGTTTATTGGTTCGTGTACCAATGCACGGATTGAAGATATGCGTGCCGCCGCAGAAATTGTCCGCGGCCGGCAGAAAGCGGAAAACGTAGAACGCGTTTTGGTCGTACCCGGATCGGGTTTGGTTAAAGCTGAAGCAGAAGCCGAGGGGCTCGATAAGGTTTTCATTCAGGCGGGGATGGAGTGGCGTGCGCCGGGATGCTCAATGTGTCTTGCGATGAATGCTGACAAAGTAGAGCCAGGTAAACGATGTGCATCGACGTCGAATCGTAATTTTGAAGGGCGTCAGGGGTTCGGAGGACGGACACATCTCGTCAGTCCTGCGATGGCCGCCGCCGCGGCGATATCGGGGACCTTCACTCATCCTGCAGAGTTGGAGGGCTAA
- the leuD gene encoding 3-isopropylmalate dehydratase small subunit, whose product MQAFTVLEGLVVPLDRANVDTDLIIPKQFLKSIKRTGFGPNLFDELRYLDPYDETNPTGSRQVNPDFTLNQARYKGATILLGRENFGCGSSREHAVWALDQFGIKCVIAPSFADIFKNNAFKSGLLPVELPESEIDALFARIASGETLQLRVDLVQEQVWVDSSRSVSFSVDPFRRNCLLEGLDDIGITLQREEAISRFEAQHKESQPWLFNEVNL is encoded by the coding sequence GTGCAAGCTTTTACCGTTCTTGAAGGTCTTGTTGTACCGCTCGATCGTGCAAATGTTGATACCGACCTCATCATTCCCAAACAGTTTTTGAAATCCATCAAGCGCACAGGCTTTGGTCCTAATTTGTTTGATGAGTTGCGTTACTTAGATCCTTATGACGAAACCAATCCAACCGGCTCGCGGCAGGTCAATCCTGATTTCACGCTTAATCAAGCTCGGTATAAAGGTGCGACGATACTGCTGGGGCGCGAAAACTTTGGCTGTGGGTCGAGTCGCGAGCACGCCGTCTGGGCTTTGGATCAGTTTGGCATCAAATGCGTCATTGCGCCGAGCTTTGCTGATATTTTTAAGAACAACGCTTTCAAAAGTGGTCTATTGCCCGTGGAACTGCCTGAAAGTGAAATCGATGCGTTGTTTGCGCGCATTGCGTCCGGCGAGACACTTCAGTTGAGAGTCGACTTGGTTCAAGAGCAAGTGTGGGTCGATTCGTCTCGCAGTGTGAGTTTCAGCGTAGATCCTTTCCGGCGTAACTGCTTGCTCGAGGGGCTCGACGACATCGGTATTACCCTGCAGCGTGAGGAGGCCATCTCGCGATTTGAGGCACAGCATAAAGAATCACAGCCTTGGCTTTTTAATGAGGTGAACTTGTGA
- the leuB gene encoding 3-isopropylmalate dehydrogenase: protein MKRHHVLLLPGDGIGPEVVNEARRVMEAVATLHSFGLDFSVADLGGVAIDRCGDPYPEATRELARAADAILLGAVGGPTWDDLPAPDRPERGLLAIRADLDLFCNLRPALLYPQLADASSLKPELVAGLDLLIVRELTGGIYFGEPRGIETDDVGLRRGFNTDVYNEDEIRRIAHLAFQFARKRGGRLCSVDKANVLEVTMLWREIVSELADQYPDVQLSHMYVDNAAMQLVREPKQFDVVLTGNLFGDILSDTAAMLTGSIGMLPSASLNSESRGLYEPVHGSAPDIAGQGKSNPLATILSAAMLLRYSLDEDAAAQAIEGAVERVLDSGLRTGDIAAPDESVCTTSEMGDAVVRELRAV from the coding sequence GTGAAGCGACATCACGTCTTACTTTTGCCGGGCGACGGTATCGGTCCGGAGGTCGTCAATGAGGCGAGGCGCGTGATGGAGGCCGTTGCAACGTTGCATAGTTTTGGCCTTGATTTCTCCGTTGCAGACCTTGGTGGCGTTGCGATTGATCGCTGCGGTGATCCTTACCCTGAGGCCACAAGAGAGCTGGCCAGAGCCGCCGATGCGATTCTGCTTGGAGCAGTCGGTGGGCCGACTTGGGATGATTTACCCGCTCCTGATCGCCCCGAACGGGGTTTGCTCGCGATACGAGCAGACCTCGACCTATTCTGTAATTTGCGTCCTGCGCTTTTGTATCCGCAGTTGGCGGACGCGTCGAGCCTTAAGCCCGAATTAGTTGCAGGTCTTGATCTACTTATCGTGCGGGAGCTCACCGGCGGAATTTATTTTGGAGAGCCGCGTGGCATAGAGACCGACGACGTGGGCTTACGCCGGGGCTTCAATACAGATGTTTATAACGAGGATGAAATTCGGCGGATTGCGCATCTCGCCTTTCAGTTTGCTCGCAAGCGTGGAGGTCGCCTCTGCTCAGTGGACAAAGCTAACGTGCTTGAAGTCACCATGCTATGGCGTGAGATTGTGTCTGAGTTGGCCGACCAATACCCGGATGTGCAGCTGAGTCACATGTATGTTGACAACGCAGCTATGCAGTTGGTTCGGGAGCCTAAGCAGTTCGACGTGGTGCTCACAGGTAACTTGTTTGGCGATATTTTGTCCGATACGGCTGCGATGCTTACGGGTTCCATTGGCATGCTGCCATCGGCGTCACTGAATTCAGAGTCCCGAGGGCTTTACGAGCCGGTTCATGGCTCGGCGCCTGATATAGCCGGACAGGGCAAGTCGAATCCACTTGCGACAATCTTATCCGCTGCGATGCTTCTGCGTTATTCACTCGATGAGGATGCAGCAGCTCAGGCGATAGAGGGTGCAGTGGAGCGTGTACTCGATAGTGGATTGCGGACAGGTGACATTGCAGCGCCCGATGAGTCTGTGTGTACGACATCGGAGATGGGTGATGCGGTGGTGCGTGAGTTGAGAGCGGTATAG
- a CDS encoding aspartate-semialdehyde dehydrogenase, translated as MKTYNVAIVGATGAVGEVLLELLEERDFPVDKLFLLASQRSAGSTLSFRGKRITVQNLAEFDFSQVQIGLFSAGGSISAEYAPKAAAAGCVVIDNTSHFRREADIPLVVPEVNSHAIARFADRNIIANPNCSTIQMLVALKPIYDAVGISRINVSTYQAVSGTGKSAIEELAAQTARLLNGQPVESKVYPKQIAFNALPHIDTFQDNGYTREEMKMVWETQKIFEDDTIAVNPTCVRIPVFHGHSEAVHIETNSPITAEKARELLENAPGVCVIDTQEDGGYPTPVSDGAGSDPVYVGRIREDISHEMGLNLWVVSDNLRKGAALNSIQIAEVLIEKYL; from the coding sequence ATGAAGACATATAATGTAGCAATTGTCGGCGCAACCGGCGCGGTCGGTGAGGTCTTACTCGAGCTGCTCGAGGAACGGGATTTTCCGGTGGACAAGCTGTTTTTGCTGGCCTCGCAGCGTTCTGCTGGGAGCACCCTGAGCTTTCGTGGCAAGCGAATTACGGTTCAAAATCTTGCAGAATTCGACTTCTCGCAGGTGCAAATAGGGCTTTTCTCTGCGGGCGGCTCGATTAGTGCGGAGTACGCACCCAAGGCCGCAGCGGCCGGTTGCGTCGTAATCGACAACACGTCGCACTTCCGGCGAGAAGCGGACATCCCACTCGTTGTTCCTGAAGTAAATAGTCACGCGATCGCACGGTTCGCTGATCGAAACATCATTGCTAATCCCAATTGTTCTACGATTCAGATGCTAGTGGCGCTTAAGCCCATTTACGACGCGGTTGGGATTTCTCGTATCAACGTGTCAACCTACCAAGCGGTTAGTGGCACAGGGAAGTCCGCGATAGAGGAGCTCGCCGCTCAGACGGCGCGTTTACTCAACGGGCAACCCGTGGAGTCAAAGGTCTATCCGAAGCAGATTGCGTTCAATGCGTTGCCGCATATTGATACGTTTCAGGATAATGGCTACACGCGGGAAGAGATGAAAATGGTGTGGGAGACACAGAAGATTTTTGAGGATGACACCATCGCGGTGAACCCCACCTGTGTTCGAATCCCTGTCTTCCATGGTCACTCTGAGGCTGTGCACATCGAAACGAACAGCCCAATAACCGCTGAGAAGGCTCGCGAGTTACTGGAGAATGCACCGGGTGTCTGCGTGATAGATACCCAAGAGGATGGTGGCTATCCCACCCCTGTTTCTGATGGCGCGGGTTCTGATCCGGTTTATGTTGGACGTATTCGCGAGGACATCAGTCATGAGATGGGCCTAAACCTCTGGGTGGTGTCAGATAATCTTCGCAAAGGTGCGGCGTTAAACTCTATCCAAATTGCTGAAGTATTGATTGAAAAATACCTCTGA
- a CDS encoding FimV/HubP family polar landmark protein, whose product MTSRRFYRLFSGGLGLFLSQTALAIGIGDIAVDSYVNEPLSARIAILDPKDVSESEVIASLASLADFERLDVERHYSLSSLVFEADIGSSESANIRVTTKDPVREPYLNFLVELKWPEGRVLREYTVFLDLRPDQVAQVRQSGGAIARRTRAEERLAPGTYRVAPNDTLGAIAAKFRVDDLSIDQMMLAIKEANAGKFLRDNINGIRAGVLLDIPTSVSPSLTAGEAAQQVVDQWVEWKNPAAPRGLRIVADNELERPEEDMQVPSGSQSIVAVNSPPAVLPAGAASPAPTQNPVSNGDVADLAAIEARLETLSEQLIEIRSVVADKDQQIASLKAELAARPVIASEQPSTAADQAAEAAEVQSDSNVVWWGLLALALGAAGYRLRHRLSSSSEAVSGHYGASDAKKTDNALDELLPVPAQSSKLNPRSDSEASKGYGESLLTGYAADQSLSDAIAEADIYVAYGRHQHALDTLEAASAAEPTNASGLLKMLEIYISLDRIEEAQGLLQAIEQSGDRDALLTATDQLSNISGVLTGDSASQALAAEVSPPEVAVDSEASLDVDISLDIEFQEAAQPESVTPKESDASSMLDTEEDPAETALDLARAYLDMGDKTGAKELLETAISMGDDAQVEVAKQLLASIE is encoded by the coding sequence ATGACGAGTCGACGTTTTTATAGATTGTTTTCTGGCGGTTTGGGCCTGTTTTTGTCACAAACCGCATTGGCAATTGGCATAGGCGATATCGCCGTAGATTCCTACGTTAACGAGCCGCTCAGCGCTCGCATCGCTATATTAGATCCCAAAGACGTATCGGAGTCGGAAGTCATTGCTTCACTCGCCTCATTAGCTGACTTCGAGCGGCTGGATGTAGAACGCCACTATTCGCTTAGCTCACTGGTATTTGAGGCCGACATCGGCAGTTCCGAATCAGCGAATATTCGCGTCACGACCAAAGACCCAGTTCGTGAGCCATACCTGAACTTCCTCGTTGAGTTGAAGTGGCCTGAGGGAAGGGTGCTTCGGGAGTACACGGTTTTCCTGGATTTGCGCCCTGATCAGGTAGCACAGGTAAGACAGAGCGGAGGCGCGATCGCTCGCCGAACTCGCGCTGAAGAAAGGCTGGCACCGGGCACCTATCGCGTTGCGCCTAATGACACCCTCGGGGCAATCGCCGCGAAGTTTCGGGTTGACGACTTATCCATCGATCAAATGATGCTGGCGATTAAAGAGGCCAATGCAGGGAAGTTCTTGCGGGACAACATTAACGGCATCCGAGCGGGTGTCCTTTTGGATATCCCCACAAGTGTTAGCCCATCGCTAACGGCGGGTGAGGCGGCTCAGCAAGTAGTGGACCAATGGGTGGAGTGGAAAAATCCCGCAGCGCCGCGAGGGTTGCGGATTGTTGCGGATAACGAACTTGAGCGACCCGAAGAGGACATGCAGGTTCCCAGTGGCTCTCAGAGCATCGTCGCGGTTAATAGTCCGCCGGCGGTGTTGCCTGCTGGTGCCGCGTCTCCTGCTCCAACCCAAAATCCTGTCTCCAATGGCGATGTGGCAGATTTGGCGGCGATAGAGGCGCGTCTTGAAACGCTCAGCGAACAACTCATTGAGATCCGGAGTGTTGTGGCCGACAAGGATCAGCAGATCGCATCGCTCAAAGCTGAGCTGGCTGCGCGTCCCGTCATAGCATCCGAACAACCGAGTACAGCTGCCGACCAAGCCGCTGAGGCGGCGGAAGTCCAGTCCGACAGCAATGTCGTTTGGTGGGGACTTCTTGCCTTGGCGCTGGGTGCCGCGGGGTATCGCCTTCGTCACAGACTGAGCTCCTCGAGCGAGGCAGTTTCCGGCCATTACGGAGCTTCTGACGCTAAAAAGACCGATAACGCGCTCGATGAGCTACTACCGGTGCCTGCACAGAGCAGTAAATTGAACCCAAGAAGCGACTCTGAGGCATCAAAAGGCTACGGCGAGTCGCTTCTCACGGGCTATGCGGCCGACCAATCCCTGTCCGATGCCATTGCCGAGGCTGATATCTATGTGGCGTACGGTCGCCACCAACATGCGTTAGATACCTTGGAAGCAGCGTCTGCAGCGGAGCCAACTAACGCATCGGGTCTTTTAAAGATGCTCGAAATCTACATCAGCCTTGATCGGATCGAAGAGGCGCAAGGTTTGCTGCAAGCGATTGAGCAATCGGGAGACCGAGACGCGCTTTTAACAGCCACTGATCAGCTGTCTAACATAAGTGGCGTTCTGACAGGCGATTCAGCATCACAAGCGCTCGCCGCAGAGGTATCTCCGCCAGAGGTCGCTGTCGACTCAGAGGCCTCTCTTGATGTGGACATATCACTGGACATCGAATTTCAGGAAGCAGCGCAGCCCGAAAGCGTGACGCCTAAAGAGAGCGACGCTTCCAGTATGCTCGACACTGAAGAAGATCCCGCAGAGACAGCGCTTGACCTGGCGCGAGCGTATCTTGATATGGGCGATAAGACGGGAGCAAAGGAGCTACTTGAGACGGCTATTTCAATGGGGGATGACGCGCAGGTAGAGGTCGCGAAGCAACTGCTCGCGTCGATCGAGTAA
- the truA gene encoding tRNA pseudouridine(38-40) synthase TruA: protein MLFSDMPLAPNTRVALRVEYHGGAFNGWQAQTKLDVPTVQEALEAGLSKIAAAPVKTSCAGRTDTGVHASGQIVHFDDPVGRSLKSWVFGTNSETPDSISIHWAGDVASDFHARFSATSRRYRYIICNTPTKPAQLTGLVSPYKRPLDAELMNQAAQILVGENDFSAFRAASCQSSTPWRNMTSLSVRRRGDFVWVDLEANAFLHHMVRNIVGSLLLVGAGLRDAVWLSDVFHGKDRTVAGDTAASAGLYLVGVKYPREFNIPFVAEAPAFMALSI from the coding sequence ATGCTGTTCTCTGATATGCCCCTCGCGCCCAATACGAGGGTGGCACTGCGGGTGGAGTACCACGGCGGGGCTTTCAATGGTTGGCAGGCGCAAACCAAACTCGATGTTCCAACGGTTCAGGAGGCACTTGAGGCTGGTTTGTCCAAAATTGCTGCCGCGCCGGTAAAAACTTCATGCGCTGGTAGGACCGATACAGGCGTTCATGCATCGGGTCAGATCGTGCATTTTGATGACCCTGTAGGTCGAAGCTTGAAGTCATGGGTCTTTGGCACAAATAGCGAAACCCCTGATTCGATATCAATTCACTGGGCTGGCGATGTCGCCTCGGACTTCCATGCTCGCTTCAGTGCAACGTCACGGCGCTATCGCTACATCATCTGCAATACACCAACAAAGCCTGCGCAGCTAACGGGTTTAGTTTCCCCCTACAAACGACCATTGGACGCTGAGCTGATGAATCAGGCAGCGCAAATTCTTGTAGGTGAAAACGATTTCAGTGCCTTTCGTGCTGCGAGTTGCCAGTCATCAACACCTTGGCGAAATATGACTTCGCTGTCGGTCAGGCGCCGAGGGGACTTTGTCTGGGTTGACCTTGAGGCAAATGCCTTTTTGCATCACATGGTCAGGAACATCGTAGGTAGTCTCTTATTAGTCGGAGCGGGCTTGCGTGATGCGGTTTGGTTGTCAGACGTGTTTCATGGGAAAGACCGGACGGTAGCCGGTGACACCGCCGCTAGCGCAGGTTTATACCTTGTTGGTGTTAAGTACCCGAGAGAATTCAATATTCCTTTCGTGGCTGAGGCCCCCGCCTTCATGGCGCTCAGTATTTGA
- a CDS encoding phosphoribosylanthranilate isomerase produces MQVKICGITRTEDAVAAIESGADAVGLIFYPGSKRFINPPSAANVIANLSPYTTVVGLFVNADESQVREVLACCALSQLQFHGDESPDFCASFDRPYVKSVPVSDTNQMSAIVAAHTAARAFLFDTQVPGEHGGTGKAFDWRLMPEKNIGHRVLAGGLDAENVAEAIRIASPDAVDVSSGVELMAGVKDHDKMHRFIRAAVQAGKVAKQ; encoded by the coding sequence GTGCAAGTAAAGATTTGCGGTATTACAAGGACTGAAGATGCCGTCGCCGCCATCGAGAGCGGGGCCGATGCGGTTGGCCTTATTTTTTATCCAGGAAGTAAGCGCTTTATTAATCCCCCCTCGGCGGCCAACGTGATTGCCAACCTCTCGCCCTACACCACGGTCGTTGGTTTATTCGTTAACGCTGATGAGTCTCAAGTTAGAGAAGTTTTGGCCTGCTGCGCGTTGTCACAACTGCAATTTCACGGTGATGAGTCGCCCGATTTCTGTGCCTCCTTTGACAGGCCTTATGTGAAAAGTGTGCCCGTATCGGATACGAATCAAATGTCAGCTATTGTCGCGGCTCACACGGCTGCGCGGGCCTTCTTATTTGACACGCAGGTGCCGGGTGAGCACGGCGGAACGGGCAAAGCATTCGATTGGAGGCTTATGCCGGAAAAAAATATTGGACATCGTGTGTTAGCAGGCGGATTAGACGCGGAAAACGTCGCGGAAGCCATTAGAATAGCCAGCCCGGACGCCGTGGACGTCAGTAGCGGGGTGGAGCTCATGGCGGGTGTTAAAGACCACGACAAGATGCATCGATTTATACGAGCGGCTGTGCAAGCCGGCAAGGTAGCAAAGCAATGA